The following coding sequences are from one Nicotiana tomentosiformis chromosome 3, ASM39032v3, whole genome shotgun sequence window:
- the LOC104096088 gene encoding uncharacterized protein yields the protein MRSDPGTRKSDILCEFHQERGHKTYDCIALRQEVVNMLQQGHLKELLSDKGRNNFARGCECQGPPKPLLPARTINMIIGGSNDASINDVNFTATHKLKRSITHERYDKLEESIIFDESDADSLTFPHNDALVITLCILDTDIKRIMVDDGCGVCIIHPRVIAQMRLVDKIVLLCITLAGFNNAVERISGEITLPILAGDITLETTFHIMDQATAYNAILG from the coding sequence ATGAGGTCTGATCCAGGCACCAGAAAATCCGACATCCTCTGCGAGTTCCACCAGGAGCGCGGACACAAGACATATGACTGCATCGCCCTCAGGCAAGAGGTCGTGAACATGTTGCagcagggacacctcaaagagctgCTGAGCGACAAAGGGAGAAACAACTTCGCCAGGGGATGTGAATGCCAAGGCCCGCCGAAGCCACTGTTACCAGCTCGCaccattaacatgatcatcggcggtagTAACGACGCCTCCATCAACGACGTTAATTTCACTGCCACTCACAAGCTCAAAAGATCCatcacccacgaacggtatgacaaactcgaagaaagtatcattttCGACGAGTCAGATGCCGACAGTTTGACTTTCCCTCATAATGATGCTCTCGTCATTACTTTGTGCATTTTAGATACTGATATCAAACGTATCATGGTGGACGATGGGTGTGGAGtgtgcattatccatccccgagtcaTCGCCCAGATGAGACTCGTGGACAAGATAGTGCTGCTCTGCATCACACTAGCCGgttttaataatgcagttgaaCGGATATCGGGAGAAATTACACTCCCTATCTTGGCTGGCGACATAACATTGGAGacgacattccacatcatggaccaggccacTGCATACAATGCCATATTAGGATGA
- the LOC104096079 gene encoding cytochrome P450 714A1-like, with amino-acid sequence MKAAAFVLLSLFLLLVPLLISPTFFKSFISSLVLILLVLGFGGFYIFNILWLKSSQTLRWKLQKQGINGPKPSFLYGNVPEMQKIQAASLKAPTNYGEFVAHDYTSSLFPYFEQWRKLYGPIYTYSTGNKQHLYVNQPELVKEMNQSISLDLGKPSYVTKRLAPMLGNGILRSNGHIWAMQRKIVAPEFFMDKVKGMVSLMLQSAELLTRKWDENIEAEGSKLVEISVGEDLRSFSADVISRACFGSSYFKGKKIFSKLRTLQKIISNQSVLFGSPALGFLPSRQQKEIDNLEKEIESLIWEAVKERERECLETSSNEKDLLHSLLEGAINDDSVGENSSRKFIVDNCKNIYFAGHESTAVAASWCLMLLALHPEWQSRIRDEMAQICPDGVLDAESVSKMKMVTMVIQEVMRLYPPAAFVSREALKDTQIGHIVVPKGVCLWTLIPTLHRDPEIWGRDANEFKPERFENGVSGACKLPQVYIPFGLGPRLCLGKNFAMVQLKIVISLIISKFRFSLSPKYKHSPAYRMIVEPGQGVHILVERLKQG; translated from the exons ATGAAGGCTGCAGCTTTTGTACTACTCTCCCTCTTCCTCCTTCTTGTTCCTCTTCTAATTTCTCCTACTTTTTTCAAGAGCTTTATTTCTTCATTGGTGTTAATTCTACTGGTTCTTGGTTTTGGAggtttttatatatttaatattCTGTGGTTAAAGTCATCTCAAACACTTCGATGGAAGCTTCAGAAACAAGGAATCAATGGACCTAAACCATCTTTTTTATATGGAAATGTTCCTGAAATGCAGAAGATTCAAGCTGCTTCTCTTAAAGCTCCAACCAACTATGGTGAATTTGTAGCACATGATTATACTTCTTCACTCTTTCCCTACTTTGAACAATGGCGAAAACTCTACG GTCCTATATATACATATTCAACAGGAAACAAACAACATTTGTATGTGAACCAACCGGAGCTAGTAAAGGAAATGAACCAAAGTATAAGCCTGGATTTAGGGAAGCCTTCTTATGTCACAAAGAGACTTGCCCCTATGCTTGGCAATGGTATTTTGAGGTCTAATGGCCACATTTGGGCTATGCAGAGGAAAATTGTCGCGCCTGAATTCTTCATGGACAAGGTCAAG GGTATGGTGAGCCTGATGTTGCAATCAGCAGAGCTTTTGACAAGAAAATGGGATGAAAACATTGAAGCTGAAGGGAGTAAATTGGTGGAAATCAGCGTGGGAGAGGATCTGAGAAGTTTTTCAGCAGATGTGATCTCAAGAGCTTGCTTTGGAAGCTCTTATTTCAAAGGCAAAAAGATTTTCTCAAAGCTTCGAACCCTTCAgaaaatcatatcaaaccaaaGTGTTCTTTTTGGTTCTCCAGCATTAGG GTTTCTACCAAGTAGGCAGCAAAAGGAGATTGACAACTTAGAGAAAGAGATAGAGTCATTGATATGGGAAGCAGTGAAAGAAAGAGAAAGGGAATGCTTAGAAACATCCTCAAATGAGAAGGACTTGTTGCATTCATTACTCGAGGGAGCTATCAACGATGATAGTGTAGGCGAGAATTCGTCCAGGAAATTCATTGTTGACAATTGCAAGAACATATATTTTGCAGGTCACGAGTCGACTGCTGTTGCTGCATCATGGTGTCTCATGCTTCTGGCTTTGCATCCAGAATGGCAATCTCGTATACGTGATGAAATGGCTCAAATTTGCCCCGATGGCGTCCTAGATGCAGAGTCAGTCTCCAAAATGAAAATG GTGACAATGGTTATTCAAGAAGTGATGCGCTTGTATCCGCCAGCAGCATTTGTGTCAAGGGAGGCATTGAAAGATACACAGATTGGTCATATTGTTGTGCCAAAAGGTGTATGCTTATGGACTTTGATCCCAACGCTGCATCGTGACCCTGAGATATGGGGACGAGACGCCAATGAATTCAAGCCGGAGAGGTTTGAGAATGGAGTTTCAGGTGCTTGCAAATTGCCTCAAGTTTATATCCCATTTGGACTTGGTCCTCGGCTCTGCTTAGGCAAAAACTTCGCGATGGTGCAACTCAAGATTGTGATTTCACTCATCATTTCCAAGTTTCGTTTCTCTCTTTCTCCAAAATACAAACACTCGCCAGCTTATAGGATGATTGTAGAACCAGGCCAAGGAGTGCACATTCTTGTTGAGAGATTGAAACAAGGCTGA
- the LOC104096084 gene encoding uncharacterized protein yields MEALLVRKLGDPTLPPNALEKNSPFDLSTSHPIPNLGSPTAVRVRVKATSLNFANYLQVLGKYQEKPPLPFIPGSDYSGVVDAVGPNVTKFKIGDPVCSFTALGSFAQFIVVDQSDLFRVPDGCDLVAAGALPVAYGTSHVALVHRAQLRPNQVLMVLGAAGGVGLSAVQIGKVCGATVIAVARGNEKVQFLKSLGVDHVVDLSNANVIESVKDFLKSRKIKGVDVLYDPVGGKLTKDSMKLLNWGAQILVIGFASGEVPVIPANIALVKNWTIHGLYWGSHKIYQPNVLGDSLKELLSWLSKGLITINISHTFSLAEAHLAFTALKDRRAIGKVMITFDDGRALKSKL; encoded by the exons ATGGAAGCTCTACTTGTAAGAAAACTCGGTGATCCTACTCTACCACCGAATGCCTTAGAGAAGAATTCTCCATTTGATCTCTCAACCTCTCATCCAATCCCTAATTTGGGTTCACCAACCGCCGTAAGAGTTCGAGTCAAAGCCACCAGCTTGAATTTCGCAAATTACCTCCAAGTCCTCGGCAAGTACCAAGAGAAGCCTCCTTTACCGTTCATCCCTGGCTCCGATTACTCCGGCGTTGTTGATGCCGTTGGCCCTAATGTTACTAAGTTCAAAATTGGTGATCCCGTTTGCTCTTTTACTGCACTTGGCTCCTTTGCTCAATTCATCGTCGTCGATCAATCCGACTT GTTTCGAGTACCTGATGGGTGTGATCTAGTGGCAGCGGGTGCACTTCCTGTTGCATATGGGACATCCCATGTGGCTCTGGTGCATAGAGCACAGCTGCGTCCCAATCAG GTGTTAATGGTACTTGGAGCAGCTGGAGGTGTTGGGCTCTCAGCGGTACAAATTGGGAAAGTCTGCGGAGCAACAGTTATTGCAGTGGCTAG GGGAAATGAAAAGGTGCAATTTTTGAAATCTTTAGGAGTTGATCATGTAGTAGACTTGAGCAATGCAAACGTCATCGAAAGTGTCAAGGACTTCCTGAAGTCAAGAAAAATTAAAGGGGTCGATGTCTTGTATGATCCAGTCGGTGGGAAGCTTACAAAAGATAGCATGAAGCTATTAAATTGGGGAGCACAAATTCTAGTTATTGGATTTGCAAGTGGGGAAGTACCTGTCATCCCAGCGAACATTGCTTTGGTGAAG AACTGGACGATTCACGGACTCTATTGGGGAAGCCATAAGATATATCAACCTAATGTGCTTGGGGATTCTCTGAAAGAGCTCCTATCCTGGTTGTCTAAGGGTTTGATTACAATCAACATTTCTCATACATTCAGCCTGGCAGAG GCCCATCTTGCCTTTACTGCTCTCAAAGATAGGAGAGCAATTGGAAAGGTGATGATAACATTTGATGATGGGAGAGCACTCAAGTCTAAGCTTTAA
- the LOC104096080 gene encoding uncharacterized protein isoform X3, with amino-acid sequence MNTCLLHLQLPCCLTYPQLHLQIRRKQYFHSIWGKPISKSFPIVAFAAASFPPAEYPGQLPETRPKRKKQIAGIDQDELQDPTLLADPDSCFCEFKGVQIHHKIYDSESLATNLSEEGDSSRSPNANKRVNIPMILLHGFGASIYSWNRVMKPLAQVTGSKVLAFDRPAFGLTSRLNHVNHSSQGSEDTRPFNPYSMVFSVLATLYFIDLLAAEKAILVGHSAGSLVAVEAYFEAPERVAAIILVAPAILAPLNSGPVAKDNPSGKSNQTKGDDLEVNSKGNWFTTVVSILSKLSQYLGQAIVRLVKGMGDMINSLYKKTLSAFLRSTIGIMLVRMIIDKFGLAAVRNAWYDPKQVDDHVLQGYTKPLRVKDWDKALVEYTVAMLTDSASESKPPLSKRLGEISCPGSVLIVTGDSDRLVPPWNSDRLSRAIPGSCLEIIKNCGHLPHEEKVEEFVSIVDRFLERVFGVQKEPHLQPAT; translated from the exons ATGAATACTTGTCTACTTCATCTGCAACTGCCTTGTTGTCTCACCTATCCTCAACTGCACTTACAAATTAGGAGGAAGCAATATTTTCATTCTATTTGGGGAAAACCAATCTCGAAGTCTTTCCCAATTGTAGCTTTTGCTGCTGCTTCTTTCCCACCTGCTGAATATCCAG GACAACTACCCGAGACAAGGCCAAAGCGGAAAAAGCAGATAGCAGGAATAGATCAAGATGAATTACAAGATCCAACTCTTCTAGCAGATCCTGATAGTTGCTTTTGCGAGTTTAAAGGAGTACAGATACACCACAAGATATATGATTCAGAATCACTTGCTACAAACTTGTCAGAAGAAGGGGATAGTTCTCGATCtcctaatgctaataaaagagtGAACATTCCCATGATATTGTTACATGGATTTGGTGCCTCTATTTATTCATGGAATCGAGTTATGAAGCCATTGGCACAAGTCACAGGATCAAAAGTTTTGGCCTTTGACAGACCAGCCTTTGGGTTGACTTCAAGGCTGAATCATGTCAACCATTCATCTCAGGGAAGTGAAGACACCAGACCCTTTAATCCTTACTCTATGGTATTCTCCGTGCTGGCCACTCTATACTTCATTGACTTATTAGCAGCTGAGAAGGCAATTCTAGTGGG ACACTCAGCTGGTTCCCTTGTAGCAGTTGAAGCATATTTTGAAGCACCTGAGCGGGTTGCTGCCATTATACTTGTTGCGCCAGCAATTCTAGCACCCCTGAATTCAGGCCCTGTAGCTAAGGACAATCCAAGTGGAAAAAGTAACCAGACTAAAGGCGATGACTTGGAAGTGAACTCTAAAGGGAATTGGTTTACCACGGTTGTCAGCATTTTGTCAAAGTTATCCCAATATCTTGGACAAGCAATAGTGCGATTGGTGAAAGGGATGGGAGACATGATAAATTCTTTATATAAGAAAACTTTATCTGCGTTCTTGCGTTCTACCATTGGTATTATGCTG GTAAGAATGATAATTGATAAGTTTGGCTTAGCTGCTGTTAGGAATGCTTGGTACGATCCTAAACAAGTTGATGATCATGTCTTGCAAGGGTATACAAAG CCTCTCAGAGTAAAAGATTGGGATAAGGCTCTGGTGGAGTATACAGTGGCTATGCTTACAGATTCTGCATCTGAATCAAAGCCACCGCTGTCAAAGAGATTGGGCGAAATCTCATGTCCTG GTTCAGTTCTGATTGTCACTGGTGATAGTGATCGCCTTGTTCCACCATGGAATTCTGATAGACTTTCACGGGCCATTCCTGGATCTTGTCTTGAAATAATCAAGAATTGTGGCCACTTGCCCCATGAAGAAAAGGTAGAAGAATTTGTATCCATTGTTGACAGATTCCTTGAAAGAGTTTTTGGGGTGCAAAAAGAGCCCCATCTGCAACCAGCtacttga
- the LOC104096080 gene encoding uncharacterized protein isoform X1, whose product MNTCLLHLQLPCCLTYPQLHLQIRRKQYFHSIWGKPISKSFPIVAFAAASFPPAEYPVNPGQLPETRPKRKKQIAGIDQDELQDPTLLADPDSCFCEFKGVQIHHKIYDSESLATNLSEEGDSSRSPNANKRVNIPMILLHGFGASIYSWNRVMKPLAQVTGSKVLAFDRPAFGLTSRLNHVNHSSQGSEDTRPFNPYSMVFSVLATLYFIDLLAAEKAILVGHSAGSLVAVEAYFEAPERVAAIILVAPAILAPLNSGPVAKDNPSGKSNQTKGDDLEVNSKGNWFTTVVSILSKLSQYLGQAIVRLVKGMGDMINSLYKKTLSAFLRSTIGIMLVRMIIDKFGLAAVRNAWYDPKQVDDHVLQGYTKPLRVKDWDKALVEYTVAMLTDSASESKPPLSKRLGEISCPGSVLIVTGDSDRLVPPWNSDRLSRAIPGSCLEIIKNCGHLPHEEKVEEFVSIVDRFLERVFGVQKEPHLQPAT is encoded by the exons ATGAATACTTGTCTACTTCATCTGCAACTGCCTTGTTGTCTCACCTATCCTCAACTGCACTTACAAATTAGGAGGAAGCAATATTTTCATTCTATTTGGGGAAAACCAATCTCGAAGTCTTTCCCAATTGTAGCTTTTGCTGCTGCTTCTTTCCCACCTGCTGAATATCCAG TTAATCCAGGACAACTACCCGAGACAAGGCCAAAGCGGAAAAAGCAGATAGCAGGAATAGATCAAGATGAATTACAAGATCCAACTCTTCTAGCAGATCCTGATAGTTGCTTTTGCGAGTTTAAAGGAGTACAGATACACCACAAGATATATGATTCAGAATCACTTGCTACAAACTTGTCAGAAGAAGGGGATAGTTCTCGATCtcctaatgctaataaaagagtGAACATTCCCATGATATTGTTACATGGATTTGGTGCCTCTATTTATTCATGGAATCGAGTTATGAAGCCATTGGCACAAGTCACAGGATCAAAAGTTTTGGCCTTTGACAGACCAGCCTTTGGGTTGACTTCAAGGCTGAATCATGTCAACCATTCATCTCAGGGAAGTGAAGACACCAGACCCTTTAATCCTTACTCTATGGTATTCTCCGTGCTGGCCACTCTATACTTCATTGACTTATTAGCAGCTGAGAAGGCAATTCTAGTGGG ACACTCAGCTGGTTCCCTTGTAGCAGTTGAAGCATATTTTGAAGCACCTGAGCGGGTTGCTGCCATTATACTTGTTGCGCCAGCAATTCTAGCACCCCTGAATTCAGGCCCTGTAGCTAAGGACAATCCAAGTGGAAAAAGTAACCAGACTAAAGGCGATGACTTGGAAGTGAACTCTAAAGGGAATTGGTTTACCACGGTTGTCAGCATTTTGTCAAAGTTATCCCAATATCTTGGACAAGCAATAGTGCGATTGGTGAAAGGGATGGGAGACATGATAAATTCTTTATATAAGAAAACTTTATCTGCGTTCTTGCGTTCTACCATTGGTATTATGCTG GTAAGAATGATAATTGATAAGTTTGGCTTAGCTGCTGTTAGGAATGCTTGGTACGATCCTAAACAAGTTGATGATCATGTCTTGCAAGGGTATACAAAG CCTCTCAGAGTAAAAGATTGGGATAAGGCTCTGGTGGAGTATACAGTGGCTATGCTTACAGATTCTGCATCTGAATCAAAGCCACCGCTGTCAAAGAGATTGGGCGAAATCTCATGTCCTG GTTCAGTTCTGATTGTCACTGGTGATAGTGATCGCCTTGTTCCACCATGGAATTCTGATAGACTTTCACGGGCCATTCCTGGATCTTGTCTTGAAATAATCAAGAATTGTGGCCACTTGCCCCATGAAGAAAAGGTAGAAGAATTTGTATCCATTGTTGACAGATTCCTTGAAAGAGTTTTTGGGGTGCAAAAAGAGCCCCATCTGCAACCAGCtacttga
- the LOC104096080 gene encoding uncharacterized protein isoform X2, with protein sequence MNTCLLHLQLPCCLTYPQLHLQIRRKQYFHSIWGKPISKSFPIVAFAAASFPPAEYPVNPGQLPETRPKRKKQIAGIDQDELQDPTLLADPDSCFCEFKGVQIHHKIYDSESLATNLSEEGDSSRSPNANKRVNIPMILLHGFGASIYSWNRVMKPLAQVTGSKVLAFDRPAFGLTSRLNHVNHSSQGSEDTRPFNPYSMVFSVLATLYFIDLLAAEKAILVGHSAGSLVAVEAYFEAPERVAAIILVAPAILAPLNSGPVAKDNPSGKSNQTKGDDLEVNSKGNWFTTVVSILSKLSQYLGQAIVRLVKGMGDMINSLYKKTLSAFLRSTIGIMLVRMIIDKFGLAAVRNAWYDPKQVDDHVLQGYTKPLRVKDWDKALVEYTVAMLTDSASESKPPLSKRLGEISCPVLIVTGDSDRLVPPWNSDRLSRAIPGSCLEIIKNCGHLPHEEKVEEFVSIVDRFLERVFGVQKEPHLQPAT encoded by the exons ATGAATACTTGTCTACTTCATCTGCAACTGCCTTGTTGTCTCACCTATCCTCAACTGCACTTACAAATTAGGAGGAAGCAATATTTTCATTCTATTTGGGGAAAACCAATCTCGAAGTCTTTCCCAATTGTAGCTTTTGCTGCTGCTTCTTTCCCACCTGCTGAATATCCAG TTAATCCAGGACAACTACCCGAGACAAGGCCAAAGCGGAAAAAGCAGATAGCAGGAATAGATCAAGATGAATTACAAGATCCAACTCTTCTAGCAGATCCTGATAGTTGCTTTTGCGAGTTTAAAGGAGTACAGATACACCACAAGATATATGATTCAGAATCACTTGCTACAAACTTGTCAGAAGAAGGGGATAGTTCTCGATCtcctaatgctaataaaagagtGAACATTCCCATGATATTGTTACATGGATTTGGTGCCTCTATTTATTCATGGAATCGAGTTATGAAGCCATTGGCACAAGTCACAGGATCAAAAGTTTTGGCCTTTGACAGACCAGCCTTTGGGTTGACTTCAAGGCTGAATCATGTCAACCATTCATCTCAGGGAAGTGAAGACACCAGACCCTTTAATCCTTACTCTATGGTATTCTCCGTGCTGGCCACTCTATACTTCATTGACTTATTAGCAGCTGAGAAGGCAATTCTAGTGGG ACACTCAGCTGGTTCCCTTGTAGCAGTTGAAGCATATTTTGAAGCACCTGAGCGGGTTGCTGCCATTATACTTGTTGCGCCAGCAATTCTAGCACCCCTGAATTCAGGCCCTGTAGCTAAGGACAATCCAAGTGGAAAAAGTAACCAGACTAAAGGCGATGACTTGGAAGTGAACTCTAAAGGGAATTGGTTTACCACGGTTGTCAGCATTTTGTCAAAGTTATCCCAATATCTTGGACAAGCAATAGTGCGATTGGTGAAAGGGATGGGAGACATGATAAATTCTTTATATAAGAAAACTTTATCTGCGTTCTTGCGTTCTACCATTGGTATTATGCTG GTAAGAATGATAATTGATAAGTTTGGCTTAGCTGCTGTTAGGAATGCTTGGTACGATCCTAAACAAGTTGATGATCATGTCTTGCAAGGGTATACAAAG CCTCTCAGAGTAAAAGATTGGGATAAGGCTCTGGTGGAGTATACAGTGGCTATGCTTACAGATTCTGCATCTGAATCAAAGCCACCGCTGTCAAAGAGATTGGGCGAAATCTCATGTCCTG TTCTGATTGTCACTGGTGATAGTGATCGCCTTGTTCCACCATGGAATTCTGATAGACTTTCACGGGCCATTCCTGGATCTTGTCTTGAAATAATCAAGAATTGTGGCCACTTGCCCCATGAAGAAAAGGTAGAAGAATTTGTATCCATTGTTGACAGATTCCTTGAAAGAGTTTTTGGGGTGCAAAAAGAGCCCCATCTGCAACCAGCtacttga
- the LOC104096081 gene encoding uncharacterized protein has product MGKIWIEVCLISARGIRRTSSLWKLQWYAVGWIDPNNKYCSKIDSSGNANPVWKTKFSMLVDTSELDALHVEVYSREPIFLREKLLGTATVILKEFLDKYNNNSEVSKPIEEVGSFQLRRKNSNKPQGFVDVSIRISEEREEPSSLPGDNEGFKLADNCSGFNLANGYKPAPAYQQPQSLTPSKLQGNQPQSNHQYARPVTYPTNYSHPSVGGTSYAPTAGPSYQPHRAPPPPPPPANVGYIPTFLPRTDNTPPSYFNMPQTGSAAARNARPGFGMGVGAGALAAGAVIFGEDFMSRFDIPRGLQDPSLTISLDPPF; this is encoded by the exons ATGGGGAAAATATGGATTGAAGTCTGCCTGATTTCCGCCAGGGGAATCCGAAGAACATCATCTTTGTGGAAGCTGCAATGGTATGCTGTTGGATGGATTGATCCAAACAACAAGTACTGTTCTAAGATTGATTCTTCAGGCAATGCAAATCCTGTTTGGAAAACCAAATTCTCAATGTTGGTTGACACTTCTGAATTAGATGCCCTCCATGTTGAAGTTTACAGTAGAGAGCCCATTTTTCTAAGAGAAAAGCTCCTGGGAACAGCTACTGtgattttgaaagaatttctGGACAAGTACAATAACAACTCTGAAGTTTCAAAGCCGATTGAAGAGGTGGGCAGCTTTCAATTGCGGAGAAAGAACTCGAATAAACCTCAGGGATTTGTTGATGTATCGATACGAATTTCAGAGGAAAGGGAAGAACCAAGTTCACTCCCAG GTGACAATGAGGGATTTAAGCTTGCAGATAACTGCAGTGGCTTCAACTTGGCTAATGGATATAAACCTGCACCAGCATACCAACAACCGCAATCCTTGACCCCGTCTAAACTGCAGGGAAACCAACCACAGTCGAATCACCAATATGCACGCCCAGTAACATATCCTACAAATTATTCCCACCCATCGGTGGGGGGAACGAGCTACGCACCAACAGCAGGACCGAGCTATCAGCCACATCGTGctccaccaccaccacctccACCTGCTAATGTTGGTTACATTCCAACTTTCCTCCCAAGAACAGACAACACGCCGCCTAGTTATTTCAACATGCCACAAACTGGATCAGCAGCAGCAAGAAATGCAAGACCTGGTTTTGGAATGGGAGTAGGTGCTGGAGCATTAGCAGCCGGTGCTGTGATATTTGGAGAAGATTTCATGTCTCGTTTTGATATTCCTCGTGGTTTACAGGATCCCTCTCTCACCATATCTCTTGATCCCCCTTTCTGA
- the LOC104096080 gene encoding uncharacterized protein isoform X4: MNTCLLHLQLPCCLTYPQLHLQIRRKQYFHSIWGKPISKSFPIVAFAAASFPPAEYPGQLPETRPKRKKQIAGIDQDELQDPTLLADPDSCFCEFKGVQIHHKIYDSESLATNLSEEGDSSRSPNANKRVNIPMILLHGFGASIYSWNRVMKPLAQVTGSKVLAFDRPAFGLTSRLNHVNHSSQGSEDTRPFNPYSMVFSVLATLYFIDLLAAEKAILVGHSAGSLVAVEAYFEAPERVAAIILVAPAILAPLNSGPVAKDNPSGKSNQTKGDDLEVNSKGNWFTTVVSILSKLSQYLGQAIVRLVKGMGDMINSLYKKTLSAFLRSTIGIMLVRMIIDKFGLAAVRNAWYDPKQVDDHVLQGYTKPLRVKDWDKALVEYTVAMLTDSASESKPPLSKRLGEISCPVLIVTGDSDRLVPPWNSDRLSRAIPGSCLEIIKNCGHLPHEEKVEEFVSIVDRFLERVFGVQKEPHLQPAT; the protein is encoded by the exons ATGAATACTTGTCTACTTCATCTGCAACTGCCTTGTTGTCTCACCTATCCTCAACTGCACTTACAAATTAGGAGGAAGCAATATTTTCATTCTATTTGGGGAAAACCAATCTCGAAGTCTTTCCCAATTGTAGCTTTTGCTGCTGCTTCTTTCCCACCTGCTGAATATCCAG GACAACTACCCGAGACAAGGCCAAAGCGGAAAAAGCAGATAGCAGGAATAGATCAAGATGAATTACAAGATCCAACTCTTCTAGCAGATCCTGATAGTTGCTTTTGCGAGTTTAAAGGAGTACAGATACACCACAAGATATATGATTCAGAATCACTTGCTACAAACTTGTCAGAAGAAGGGGATAGTTCTCGATCtcctaatgctaataaaagagtGAACATTCCCATGATATTGTTACATGGATTTGGTGCCTCTATTTATTCATGGAATCGAGTTATGAAGCCATTGGCACAAGTCACAGGATCAAAAGTTTTGGCCTTTGACAGACCAGCCTTTGGGTTGACTTCAAGGCTGAATCATGTCAACCATTCATCTCAGGGAAGTGAAGACACCAGACCCTTTAATCCTTACTCTATGGTATTCTCCGTGCTGGCCACTCTATACTTCATTGACTTATTAGCAGCTGAGAAGGCAATTCTAGTGGG ACACTCAGCTGGTTCCCTTGTAGCAGTTGAAGCATATTTTGAAGCACCTGAGCGGGTTGCTGCCATTATACTTGTTGCGCCAGCAATTCTAGCACCCCTGAATTCAGGCCCTGTAGCTAAGGACAATCCAAGTGGAAAAAGTAACCAGACTAAAGGCGATGACTTGGAAGTGAACTCTAAAGGGAATTGGTTTACCACGGTTGTCAGCATTTTGTCAAAGTTATCCCAATATCTTGGACAAGCAATAGTGCGATTGGTGAAAGGGATGGGAGACATGATAAATTCTTTATATAAGAAAACTTTATCTGCGTTCTTGCGTTCTACCATTGGTATTATGCTG GTAAGAATGATAATTGATAAGTTTGGCTTAGCTGCTGTTAGGAATGCTTGGTACGATCCTAAACAAGTTGATGATCATGTCTTGCAAGGGTATACAAAG CCTCTCAGAGTAAAAGATTGGGATAAGGCTCTGGTGGAGTATACAGTGGCTATGCTTACAGATTCTGCATCTGAATCAAAGCCACCGCTGTCAAAGAGATTGGGCGAAATCTCATGTCCTG TTCTGATTGTCACTGGTGATAGTGATCGCCTTGTTCCACCATGGAATTCTGATAGACTTTCACGGGCCATTCCTGGATCTTGTCTTGAAATAATCAAGAATTGTGGCCACTTGCCCCATGAAGAAAAGGTAGAAGAATTTGTATCCATTGTTGACAGATTCCTTGAAAGAGTTTTTGGGGTGCAAAAAGAGCCCCATCTGCAACCAGCtacttga